Genomic segment of Paenibacillus sp. FSL R5-0912:
CTGGAACTCCGGGTCCACGCCGAGAATCCGTGCAGCCTGCAGGCAGTGCTGCATTAATTCATTGATCAGGCTCATATCCATAGCCGAGCCCATGGATATGCTGCTGGCTCTGCCGTCTTCTGTTACAAAACGGTTCTCCGGTGAAGTAGACGGGCTAGTCACCAGTTGGCCGTCCGGCCCTTCCACCAGCCAGTCCAGGCAGAATAGCGCCGCTCCCTTCATCAACGGATATGCCGTCGTCTCCAGATAAACGGCATCCGGCGTAAATTCGTAATGCTCCCACAGGTGGCGGGATAACCAGACGCCGCCCATTGGCCAGAAGGCCCAGCTAGCATCTCCGCCGGAAGGGTTAGATGCTTTCCACAAATCGACATTGTGATGCGCTACCCACCCGCGTGCCCCGTAATGAATGGCAGCCGTTCTGGCCCCTGTCTCACTGAGCTCCTTGATCAGCTCAATTAACGGCTCATGAAATTCACTGAGATTACAGACCTCTGCCAGCCAGTAATTCATCTGCGTATTAATATTGGTCGTATAATTGCTGTTCCATGGCGGCTGTACATGATTATTCCAGATGCCCTGCAGATTGGCGGCCTGCGTTCCGGCCCGCGAGCTGCCCATCAGCAGATAGCGGCCATATTGGAACAGCAGCGCTTCCAGTGCCGGGTCCTCCTGGCCGTTCTTATAGGCGGCCAGACGTTCATCGGTCGGCAGGTTGTCCGCTTCATGACCGCCCAGATCCAGATCCATGCGGCGGAATACCGCCTGATGATCTGCTGTATGCCGTCTCCGCAGCTCCTCATAGGACTTGTCCGCAGCAGCGGTCAGCCTGCTTGCACACACCTCCGCAGGGCTTACAATAACTGCGGCCCCCTTCGCCGCTCCGGCTTTCTTATGGCTTGCTCTGGAACGCACCTCTTCATAATCTGTGCCGGCCGCAAGCAGCAGCAGTACACGATCAGCGCCGGATATGACAAGCCTGCCATCCGAATGCCGGATGCTTCCCCCGGTTACCTGCACCTGCAAGTGCAGCTCGAAGGCAATTCCGAGACCATCCTCATAGCGAACCGCCACCGGATGATCCTGATGATAATTGTCGGAAATATGCGACGGGGAGCGGCCTTGGAGCACCAGCTCTTGCGCGCCTCCCGGGCTGACCGTATGCTTCAGCTGGCTGCTGAGAGCAAGCTCAAGCTGAAGTCCGCCCGGCTGCTCACTTGTGAGGTGAACGACACCTACCTTGTCCGGAGCACTGATAAAGACTTCCCGGGTAAATGCCCCCTGCTCATTCTGATACCTCACCTTGGCAATCCCGCTGTCCAGATCCAGTTCACGTTCATATGACGTGCAGTTCTCTACG
This window contains:
- a CDS encoding glycoside hydrolase family 95 protein; the protein is MDNNRHHPWKLKYGQPAAVWEEALPLGNGNLGAMVFGGTSKEQIQWNEDTLWSGFPRDTNNYEALRYLKKVRELVSSGKYGEAEDMVNAHMLGVNAQAYMPLGDLLLEQAGVENCTSYERELDLDSGIAKVRYQNEQGAFTREVFISAPDKVGVVHLTSEQPGGLQLELALSSQLKHTVSPGGAQELVLQGRSPSHISDNYHQDHPVAVRYEDGLGIAFELHLQVQVTGGSIRHSDGRLVISGADRVLLLLAAGTDYEEVRSRASHKKAGAAKGAAVIVSPAEVCASRLTAAADKSYEELRRRHTADHQAVFRRMDLDLGGHEADNLPTDERLAAYKNGQEDPALEALLFQYGRYLLMGSSRAGTQAANLQGIWNNHVQPPWNSNYTTNINTQMNYWLAEVCNLSEFHEPLIELIKELSETGARTAAIHYGARGWVAHHNVDLWKASNPSGGDASWAFWPMGGVWLSRHLWEHYEFTPDAVYLETTAYPLMKGAALFCLDWLVEGPDGQLVTSPSTSPENRFVTEDGRASSISMGSAMDMSLINELMQHCLQAARILGVDPEFQAELEKTLSRLSPLKIAEDGRLQEWIYDFTESEPGHRHVSHLYSLYPGNRINKRDTPELLEASRISLQKRIASGGGHTGWSCAWLINLYARLEDGESAYGFVRTLLTRSVYPNLFDAHPPFQIDGNFGAAAGIAEMLLQSHLGDLALLPALPGAWKNGRISGLKARGGYVVDMDWQDGMLISARITAKYDGRLRLSYAQSLKLLLPDGSAQVVDTAIEVKAGVTYLVTI